Genomic segment of Gopherus flavomarginatus isolate rGopFla2 chromosome 2, rGopFla2.mat.asm, whole genome shotgun sequence:
acgcagcagtgatatgtctggcagtaggaaactctgttgagagtttagggatacttgagtgcaaggcgccaggttcgcgtttccccagcccatggcgctctgttgttaacccccccccagcacatagccagccacgcggtgcgctccggtgttccccaccccccctccaagcaggcatccagctccgcagtgtgctcctgtgttccccaccccccctccaagcaggcatccagctccgcggtgtgctcctgtgttccccaccccccctccaagcaggcatccagctccgcggtgtgctcctgtgttcaccacccccctccaagcaggcatccagcaccgcggtgtgctccggtgttccccaccccccctccaagcaggcatccagctccgcggtgtgctccggtgttccccaccccccctccaagcaggcatccagcaccgcggtgcttcccccccccctcaccagcaggacggcgtgaacACGGACCAAagaacacccccacccccaagcagctcaacaccttcctgttcactactgtcccctcttcagggcaccagctacctcctgtacccattgctgatgaACCctagtgacccattggtcaattcccactcccaaggggaaataggggcaaaaccactcaccccattgctcgccatgacttagcttgcctgccctctctgtgttatgtgaggtatgtgagaaggatgctaccaaaagtctaaaaagtccttcaacgtgtgataataaacaatgtagcctctgtgtattacatggttctatctctcttttttctagtgaccttgactactgcagccggatcaccggcctcacgtaggttgcagaacttgagacggaatcctagaaaatcaaaagaggaattgatcaaatctgttatgagccactacaagagagaaagtaggaagacacaggaatggagagagaagacgtatgaatggagagagagtgtacatgaatggagaaagagtgtacatgaatggaggcaaacagaaagcaggagaaaggaattgtctgccaaaaaaaccacaaagcagatgataagcctcctggctcgccaaactgagtctttcgagtctcttgtagccatgcagacaaatatgtaccatggtaacccacagccctcccaaagccctcttccttgttccccagtatttccacaaaacaactttctccagcagctagttccttattatccccagctgcccccaacacctgtacgatcacctaccagccctgataactataattcttaccctgttcactccacccccattattctgcagcatagtaatcctgaagtgcagcagacattgaatagtgatcaaaatagggcatattcaaacctgtgaatgtacagtccaccaccccaacccccttgcctgttatgtactgtatgttgaataaaggttttttttctttttc
This window contains:
- the LOC127044577 gene encoding zinc finger and SCAN domain-containing protein 29-like, which codes for MPPRTKRAPAWTNAELQDLISVWGEEAVQAQLRSRRRNYDIYGQISQSLMRRGHERDALQCRVKIKELRSAYCKAREGNRRSGAAPTTCRFYQELDAILGCDPTANPRRTMESSEQGEVGEVVEDGDSEATGVEGDTPESQYTCSQELFSSQEEASQSQQLEVDGEEEAEDRARVTLTTAAGSPASRRLQNLRRNPRKSKEELIKSVMSHYKRESRKTQEWREKTYEWRESVHEWRKSVHEWRQTESRRKELSAKKTTKQMISLLARQTESFESLVAMQTNMYHGNPQPSQSPLPCSPVFPQNNFLQQLVPYYPQLPPTPVRSPTSPDNYNSYPVHSTPIILQHSNPEVQQTLNSDQNRAYSNL